The sequence AGGGAGAGGCCCTCGAGGTGACCCCCGCCGCCTTCCGCTTCCGCAAGGCCCAGATCAAGGGCGGGAGGTAGGGAGCCCCGTGCGCCCGCCGATCCTCCGGCCCGCCCTCTTCCTCTTCCTCTTCCTGGCGACCTGTCCCGCCGATGCGGGCTTCAAGGAGGGCGTCACCGCCTTCCGGCTGGGGGACTACGCCGCCGCCCTGCGGGAGTTCCGGCCGCTCGCCGAGAAGGGAGTGGCGGAGGCGCAGTTCAACCTGGGCGTCATGTACCGGCAGGGGCTCGGGGTGAAGGAGGACCCAGCCGAGGCGCTCAGGTGGTACCGCAAGGCGGCCGAGCGGGGCCACGCCAAGGCCCAGCTCAACCTGGGGACGCTCTACGCGAGGGGGCTCGGGGCGAAGGAGGACCCGGCCGAGGCCTTCAAGTGGCACCGCCGGGCCGCCGAGCAAGGGCTCGCCCCCGCCCAGCGCCTCGTGGGGGAGGCCTACGCCGCCGGGAAGGGCGCGCCGCGCGACCTGATCCTCGCCCACGCCTGGCTCAGCCTGGCCCAAAAGAAGGGGGAGCCCGGCGTCTCGGAGCTTCTGCGCGAGGTGGCCGCCCGCCTCAGCCCCAGCGAGCTCTGGGAGGCCCAGCGCCTGGCCGAGAGCTGGGAGCCCAAAAGGCCGGACGCCATCCCCGCACGGCCCTGACGCCGCCCCTCACTTGTCCAGGATGGCGTTCCACTTGTCGAGGTTGGCCTTCTGTGCCTGGAAGAGAGGCCCGGTGTCCCCCTCGATGGCGACCTTATCGAGCTTGTCTCCCGCCTTGATCGAATCCACCACCTCCTGGCCCGCGGTCACCTGGCCGAAGACGGTGTGCTTGCCGTTCAGCCAGGGGGTGGCCACGTGGGTGATGAAGAACTGGGAGCCGTTGGTGCCGGGGCCCGCGTTCGCCATGGAGAGCACGCCCGGGGCGTCGTGGGCGAGATCGCCGCGGAACTCATCCTCGAAGGTATAGCCGGGGCCGCCCCGGCCGTTCCCCTGCGGGCAGCCGCCCTGGATCATGAAGTCCGGGATGACCCGGTGGAAGGAGAGGCCGTCGTAGTAGCCCCGCTTGGCGAGGTTCGCGAAGTTGGCGACGGTCGCCGGGGTCTGCTTCTCGTGCAGCGAGATGCGGATCTCGCCGCGGCTGGTGGTGAGGACCGCCATGAGGGACATTGAAAATCTCCTGTCGGATGGGCCGAATCAAGAAAATCGAATCCACTCTACTCCGGAAACGCGCCGCTCTCACCCCCTCCCCTCCAGCCCGAAGGCTTGGGCCAGCAGTTCGTAGGACCTCACCCGCGCCTCGAAGCTGTGGCAGACGGTGACGACGACGAGCTCCTCCACCCCGTAGGCCCCGGCGAGCTGGAGCATCCCGGCCTTGCACTGGTCCGGGTCGCCCACGGTGGTGCGGCCCCAGACGTCCTCGGCGAAGGCGCGCTCGGCCCCGCTCCACGGGTAGGCCTTGGCCTCCTCGGGGGGCGGGACACCCTTCCGCTCCCCCCGGCGGTTGCGGAGCATCCAGAGGGGGCGGCTCGAGGCGTGGTGGATGGCCTCCTCCTCCGTCTCGGCGCACATGACGAAGACGCCGATGCTGCCCAGGGGCCCGGCGAGCTGCTTCGAGGGGCGGAAGTTCGCGCGGTACATCGCCATCACCTGGGGCCCGCCGTACTGGTTGATGAAGTGGGCGAAGGAGAAGGGCCGGCCGAAGTGGGCGGCCATCATGGCGCTCTCGTCGCTCGAGCCGAGCATCCACAGTTCGGGGACGGTGGGGCCGTCGGGCATGGCGCGCAGGCGGGCGAAGGGATGCTCCGGCGGGAGGCTGTCGGTGAGGTAGCCCATGAGGTCGGCCACCTTGCGCGGGTAGTCCTCGTAGCCGAAGCCGCTCTGGCCGGGGGCGAGGGCCGCCGCCGTGAGGCGGTCGCTGCCCGGGGCGCGGCCGATGCCGAGGTCGATCCGCCCCGGGTAGAGGGCCTCGAGCAGCCGGAAGTTCTCCGCCACCTTGTAGGCGCTGTAGTGGCTGAGCATGACGCCTCCCGAGCCCACCCGCAGGGAGCGG comes from Candidatus Tectomicrobia bacterium and encodes:
- a CDS encoding sel1 repeat family protein — translated: MRPPILRPALFLFLFLATCPADAGFKEGVTAFRLGDYAAALREFRPLAEKGVAEAQFNLGVMYRQGLGVKEDPAEALRWYRKAAERGHAKAQLNLGTLYARGLGAKEDPAEAFKWHRRAAEQGLAPAQRLVGEAYAAGKGAPRDLILAHAWLSLAQKKGEPGVSELLREVAARLSPSELWEAQRLAESWEPKRPDAIPARP
- a CDS encoding peptidylprolyl isomerase, whose product is MSLMAVLTTSRGEIRISLHEKQTPATVANFANLAKRGYYDGLSFHRVIPDFMIQGGCPQGNGRGGPGYTFEDEFRGDLAHDAPGVLSMANAGPGTNGSQFFITHVATPWLNGKHTVFGQVTAGQEVVDSIKAGDKLDKVAIEGDTGPLFQAQKANLDKWNAILDK
- a CDS encoding LLM class flavin-dependent oxidoreductase, whose translation is MIRLSVLDQSPIRSGGTAAQALQETLLLAQAAERLGYRRYWVAEHHNSGGLAGTSPEILVGQIAARTRSLRVGSGGVMLSHYSAYKVAENFRLLEALYPGRIDLGIGRAPGSDRLTAAALAPGQSGFGYEDYPRKVADLMGYLTDSLPPEHPFARLRAMPDGPTVPELWMLGSSDESAMMAAHFGRPFSFAHFINQYGGPQVMAMYRANFRPSKQLAGPLGSIGVFVMCAETEEEAIHHASSRPLWMLRNRRGERKGVPPPEEAKAYPWSGAERAFAEDVWGRTTVGDPDQCKAGMLQLAGAYGVEELVVVTVCHSFEARVRSYELLAQAFGLEGRG